The DNA segment TCCTGAGCAAAGTTCGTGTTTATTCATGTGTAACTTTTTAAAACTTTCTGCTATTCTATATATTATCTTTCTTTATTATTAACCAAGCTGTGAATCAACGTCAAACGCGTTCCGGTTTTGATAAAACCATTTAAGCAGGTCAACGGATCAAAACACTTGGTAGCTAAAAGCATACAATATAATATTCCTTTCTATATTTATTGGAGGAGGAAaatattaaatatgaggtattGAGGTGAGTGATTAAGAACCCATCAAtaccaaaatataattattaggattaggatcaaatacaaaggatgctaattgtaagaagtgtaagaagaatttataaagtgacaagtgtctaataacctaaaaaaacccactacacaaaaaaactccactacaaaaaaaaaaaaaaaaaaaaaaaacccttaaacatccaccactaccaaaaacctaaacccccaccccaccccccaccccacatcacccacccccaaaaaaaatatcttttttttttgccgaggggtgggggagggggtttaggttttttggtggtggtgggggtggggtgggtgtttagtttttttttaggtttttggggggtgggttaggtttttttaggtttttagaggtggggtgggggggtttaggttttttggggtttttttttatgaggtatagttttttttttattgcccggggtgggggtggggggttaggttttttggggttttttttgtgaggtatagtttttttttttttttgttttttttttcgggggggggggggggggttaggtttttgggtggggggggaggggggagggtggggggtttaggcttttgggtggtggtggggtggggtgggggtgggtgtttaggtttttggtggtgatgtagtaggtttagttttaggttattagatacttgtcactctataaatccttcttacgattagaagcctttgtagaataacttaacccttatttattatattattcaATCCAACAAACACTAGAAAGTCAAAAACAACAAGACTGACCCCGCGTTGTTTGAACGCACACTTGAAGTTTAGCACCATGAAAACATTGCGAATAGCCATACAATACCTATTATGCTCTCTATATATAACTCTTAGTCTCTTAACCCCACATCACAACTCCATACCAACAATACTTTACAAAATATATAGAAAAAATGAGTGTGGGATTGTTAGATGGTGCCACTATTCTCGGCTTTATCGAAGACGATGAAGCATTCAGTAGTTCGGTTCAAGATCGATTTGCTTACTTGGATACCAATCATGATGGTATCCTCTCCTATTCGGAGATGTTGAAAGAACTACAGTCTCTAAGAATGATTGAAACCCATTTCGGGGTTGATGTGAAACCCGACCCTAAAGAGCTCGCTAGTGTCTATGATTCCTCGTTCGTGCAGTTTGATCGTGATTCGAATGGAACAGTGGATTTTGAAGAATTTAAGGCCGAGACAAAACTAATGTTGCTTGCTATGGCAGATGATCTTGGTTTCTTGCCTGTTCAAATGATTTTAGATGAAGACAGCTTCCTAAAGAAAGCGGTTGATAGGGAGGATATGAAGTTGCAGTCAGGTGTATGAGATTAGTATGAACATTTCTGCATTTCACATATTATGGTTTTTTACTTTTGTATGATACGAATATGTACTTTTGTAGTTGCTAACAAGTAACAAAGAATATGTAAtacaaagattaaaaaaataaaaatattaatttatttacttttttcCTTGTATCATTAATCCAAAATTACCTTTGGcaaagattattattattataacctcATACCTAAATCTTGCGGGTGAGTTTTAATAAGAGCTGAGAGTTTAGGACATCCAAGATTTATACCTAAATattgggtgttttttttttttttttatgtcaGAGACACTTTGTGATTTCATCTATTACCCTGTGCACCTCACTAACACCGTCTATATTTTATATTAGTTTTTTTAACTAACCAAAATACCCTCAGATATTTAGCGCCATAATTTcccacaaatttcaattactacctGGTGCAACAAACCATAAAACCGATTTGGTCATGCCCAAACGTCACAGCCTGAGCTTACAACCATGACATGCAATATCGCCCTAACTAGGGGCGGATATATGTGGGCGTCAGGGATTGCCCAGGTACCCCTCAACTTTTTTGGCCAAAAAAAAATTGTCTCTCGGTTTTATTTATATGGATACTCTTGAATATAACATTAGAGAAAGATGAAacagaaaaataaaatattttgaagaATAGTGAGAACTTCGACCGGTATTGCAGAGGCCAACGAAGAAGAAGACTCTTCGTTTTTTCTTATATAAAACCAAAAGAAAAAACCATTGTTATCATTTCACTTTTTTTCTTCTCTTGAAATTCAACCCACGTGGGCTCATCAGCCTACATTTTATCATTATATACAAATAGTGATAAGACGTGCGTATTACGGTCTGAGTACATCAcaaacatcgaatggattagtccaacgttatgtgatgtgttaccAATATGAAAACGCGTTTTGATGAATCTGACTgactcaatgtaacctatataagcattgagattgaatcaaaacataaagtaaattgAATTTATACCGTACAATCCTAATGTATTATATGGAACCTGacaaactcgaatttataccTTTAAGTCAAAATGTATTATATGCGACCCCAATCATACGTAGGAAATGTACAAAATAAAGCACGATATCAAATTTACGTTGAAACACAAACAAACTCGAACTTATATGAAAAAAGTATAACAAATATATGTGGAAATGTAGACAAACTCAAATATCGTACCAACTATGCGGTGTGATTATGCATACATCATTATCAACCCTTTACGTTAGAACGTAGACCCAATTGACTATAATCGACAAAtcaaaatgtattatatttgacccgacttgtttTCAGACAAAATTTGCGCCGAAACTTACATAAAAAGTACGCATGAAAACGTGTTATAAATgaaaacaaaatttacgtcaaaacatacataaaaagtaAGCATGATAACGAATTGTATTTGAACCGACTCTTTTCCAAATAAAATTTACGTTGAAATGTAGAACAACTCGGATTTATATAGTTGAATGAAGACATATTACATTTGAGCTCAATCGTTTTTGAACAAAATTGACATCGAAAAGTACATGATGAGTACGCAAGAAAACCTATTATATTTGACCTGGCTCGTTTCTTAACAAATTTTTCGTCGAAAAGTAGACTAACACAAATTTATACTAACACGTAGATAAATATAAGAACACAAcaaattaaaatttttataaGCTAACGACCGAAGGTATTAAGGGAAAATTAGATTATACATACTCTCAAGAGGGTAGAAGTGACATTTTACAAATTTATAAAATGTTAGGGGGTACATTTCCTAAACTTAAAGGACTAAAAGAGGGATGAAAATGAAATTTGAAAAACTTAAGAGTAAAAATGAAATGTCTAAGGggtaaaaatgaaatttataaaactTAGAAGGTCAACATTCCTCTTTGAGACATATTATTATTCTATTAATCATATAGTATTTAATCAACATATTATCTATTATTTAATATTAGTTTAATCAACAAGTTATTATTTAATCAACTTATTGTCTATTGTCTATTAGTTTATTAATcaacatattatatattatttaatcAACTTTTTATctattagtttattaatttattaattctttttattttatttagagcTTACCATTTATAACAACCTTTTATCATAAGTATTCTATTTTTTAAACTATGTAAATACCTTATAACACTTTTCGTCATATAAAAATGCTTTATTATCAATATTATTTAGTATTAAAAACCTCAACACTTTAAAAATACACGAAATTAAAGTTCGTGATAAATTATTAGTACATTTCAAGATACAAAAACTTAGGTTAGGACCCGACCCGACATGAAGCGAGCCAGATATTTGTATATTCGTTTGTATGAAACTGAAGCATTTAAAAACAGTGACTTCATACAAATAAAATTTTGGATCCGCTACTTAATGTATGGTAAAAAAGTTGCTCTGTTTTATAAATTCACGATAAAAAAATTTAGACACCCCTATTTTTTCTTCTAGATCCACTACTAACCCTCACATGAGTTTCTTCACCACCAACATGCATGCCCATGAACCCACCCCTTATTTAGGTTTAATTACCCTAATTTCATGGAATTTGGGCAGAATCTCCAAACATCGGAGACAACATCCCAACACCAATGTTTAATCCACACATAACAAAAACATTAGTCAAAGAGCTATAGCTTAATTGGCATTAGAGAAGAAGTAAAGATTTTAGTTTGAAGTCATAGGTCTCaagtttaaatccatttttcaATTGGGTTTTGGTGCAGTGGGTCTTCAGACGACATGTTTTCCCTTGAACTGGAGATGGTGGACTTGGCCAATGGCGTTCTCTTCAGTCACGAGCGTATGGGGTCGTCTTTTGCCATTAAGTTATTCCGGGTAGCTGAGCTTTTATTTCGTTAGCAGTTcaaaaaaacataacaaaaacattgttttacttgttttgataaaAACTGAatacaaaagttttttttttctatttatgAAGTGGCGCTAAAAGTTTTTAAAACAGTGGCTTTTAATAAATTTAGAACCACCTCTCACTTATAATACTAGCCTCCGTTTTAGTTGGAATTGAAGCTTGCAATGTTACTTTTTAGTTAGTTACTCAATGAATGTAAATATATACTCAATGGCAAGTGCGTACCCACCCCAAGCCGAGGGTGGACGGGTGCACTCcttgaaaaaataaattttagtgttatttttcgccGAAAATTTCGACCGCACCCCTTGTAAATTTTCACCCGCATCCCTTGGAAATTTTCAACCGCCtcacttagaaaaaaatattataaaattataaaaaaaatcaaacactgattattattttatatataagtatataacacaaaTTATAGAATTATTATCTAACCACTTATTAACGTAATTACTTAACCTAATCAAAGCCCAatctacaatctatttttattaacccaagcccaaacccaacccaaaaaatttgaactaaataaaataacccaaacccatccacCTATTCCAATTCCAACTCCATATACCGCCAAAAAAACTCCTAATgacttgtagttaaatgattttgttgttttatttatagctttgtttgtttaaatggttagttacaagtaatcaacatttaatacTAGGGTCtgaatgtttgaaaataaaattgaaaattatggaCTATGGTTGATCATGATTGATTATTTTTtcgcaaattggatttaaataatccaaactcactgttattggccaataataaacccaactcatttaatcaccaataataatccgaactattcacttttgtttgtaaaatactcccagttaaaaaacactaactaggtttaAAAATTGCTGAcgtggcaggtgacgtggcatgccacatcagcaaatttgCTGATGTGGTAGTTGATGTGGtattttttgatgacgtggcagctgacgTGGCTGTCTACGTggcatttttgatgacgtggcaactgatgtggcaggtgacgtggcatgccacttcaacaattttttaacctagttagtgtttttttaactgtgagtattttacaaacaaaagtgaatagttcggattattattggtgattaaatgagttgggattattattagccaataacagtgagttgtgattatttaaatccaatttgccttatttttttaagtgtttagtgttattttattaatttatggAGCGATTTATATGTGATAGTAACCATGAGTAGGAATGAATGAACTCATGGAGTGTTTAGTATCTTTAGATGATGTTTTAGATAAATTTCGAAAAATGAAAATATGTCGGACACAATTTTAAATACGTCTGTAATGACGTTTGACGTGTTGTTgataattatataaatttttgtttaatgttcttttgtcttacatTACCCGACCTGACCAgctatgaaccgatttttttttatattgctaggggcctaaaatctttaaaaatattccgcacccTCAGCAAAAAAATTCTTGAATCCACCACTGCTCAATGGAGATTCGTTTGAGGCAGTGGTAGGGAGTATAGTGGATTATACAATAACTTAAACCGACTATTATTTTAGTCCTTTGTAAAATATTGATACCAATAAGAAGTTACTTGGGCCTTCAAGTCATCTAATCTAGGGGTGCAAAttagccgagccgagcccgagctcggccaggcttgagctcgagctcgattaacttatgagagctcgggcttgagctcggctcgattcgagctttgttttcaaagctcgagctcggctcgtttgtattttatcaagctcgagctcggctcgggctcggctcgtttattatctattaattaggatattaaataaaaataatataaataatatactTTTTATgcttgcgagctcgataagtaaagctcgggctcgggctcgtttactaaataagcttatttttaggtttgaggtcggcttgtaaacaagtttaaataagcttggctcgtttacactaaggctcgataaggctctgtgaggctcgagctcgggctcgataaacaaacgagctttgttttgaggctcaagctcggctcgggctcgataaggctcggctcgggctcgataagactcggctcgtttcgagctttttctcgagccgatcttgagtagctcgcgagccgctcggctcgtttgcacccctaatctAATCCAAACCCAATGTAACAAACATATTCCAAGTAAAGTTTGAAATTTTGTTTGACGGATTGCTTATTGGAAGACTCTAGCAAGAACGCGTCTTGAATTCTTGATGGCATTGGCAATTGGATTGATTTTGACTCAAATCTTCTGTTCACGTTGTGAGATGCTTTAGATATTGCGGATCACAGGGCGGATATACAGTAGAAGAAGGGGTAGCGTTCGTCGCCCCTTGATACTTcgacggtagtgtaaattttgaaaaaaaatgactTTTTGTTATTCCGTTACCCCTTTTCTTTTGAAATGTTGCCCCTATAAgaattttctagatccgccactgagtCACCATAGTTAGTGTCTTGGAAACATGGGAGAGAATGTACAAGTGGTCAGAACTTAGTcattttggtttggtttatgCAAAAAGATAGAGCATAGTGTGACACCTCGGAAAATTATATCAAATGATATGGCAACACGTGTCTGATAACTCTCAAATATTCCCGATAAGTTAGACGAGAGGGACAACTTTCATAAAAATGTGGAAGATTGAAAGTTGAGGGGTCAAAGATGAATAAAATGCCAAAATTTGGCCTTTGacggtcccttacggaccgcaaggcataTGTCTTACGGCCCGTAAGGCATTTGAATTATGTGGGCGCCAGAagcccttacggaccgcaaggcctcaCCTCTTGCGGTCCGCAAGAGGGTCACTGCCAGTTTGTGCAGCTGGCAACTGCAGCTGCTGCTCCTGCCACCTTTCTCGCGAATTTGTCACCTTCTTCCACCTCCTTACACATGGTATGCCACTTAGCATCACCTCAAAGCTTCAGAGACATGTGGCATGATCTTGTAGCTCTTGTGCAAAGTATAAATAGAGGCCTCCATGAACCATTCAAGACTTGCACCTTCACATTTCTTATTCTCTAATTTTCTTGGAGTGCTTCTGATCTATAGAGGCTTCCTTTCTGGAGTTATAACACTCCTTTGAACATTTGTAAGTGTTCTAAGTCAGTCTTGTTTCATTCCTAGGCTAGTTATTAgtcgaaagtcaagcaaattgactttggctttgactttcagttatgACCATTTCGGTCAAGCCAAAGTTCGAATCGAACTTGGCTATGTGATCATAATAATGAAGGTGTTAATCCCTTATGATGGCACCCTCTGAAAATCATGTTAAGTTAGTGAAATGACGGGTTAaagttttattaattaaaagtCAAAAATGCAGATTTTCGTAATTTACATTAATTGAACTTTTCAGTAATCAAACCTTAATTTTTGACATTATAACAGTTTATATAAAATATTAGGACATGTTAGATCATGTCCAACTCGTCATTTCCTATGCTCGGTTtgcaaccgaaagtcaaacagtttgagttctgttttgacttttgattctgacccgtttgagcaagTTTAGAGACTGATTAATGGTTGTAATATGATTATATTATTGTAGGAAATAACTGTTGGAGGTTATACCTTCTGATCATAGTCGGGTTTATTGCAAAGTCCACATAATATTCCTAATAATGCCTAAAATGCCCTTATAGTGTTAAATGAGTTTTAAAGACCAAAAGAACATATAATCTGAGTTTGAAACTGATGTAGTAACATAATGAAATATATTTTGACATATTGGGCTTATCATAAACCTATCCGACCACCCGATAACTCATATGCGCGTACGGCTAACTTTAATAGCATAAAATATATAAGTTAGCCGAATCGGGTCAAAACCTTTCCAAATCTGTTCTAATCAGAATGTTTGGTCGATTGACCCATATATTACAAGTCCTTGTACTCGGAAGGGTATAAACCATATTCTATTAGGTCTCCGTTTAATCTAGCGAACCGTACTTATCATTTAAAGTTAACCGGTCAAGTCAAATGATTTTcaaaaagagtcggttaattgtattaaCCAGCGAAatctgacgtattttcaaaagactaatcGTAGGTTATATAGCAAGTACGGAATAGGCTAGAGCTGCTCGGTCTAGGCGATTTGGAATTTGCAACTCCACGAAAGACCTATTAGTCTCAAGTCATATTTTGTTTTGTTCGGTTCGGCTGTGGATCTATTTAATACGAACTGTCTGTATATTATTTTGAACTTTGAACTTTATGTTTGTACTTTATCATAATTAATTTAAAATCCTATCTTCCACTGTGAATTGCGATTACTGGTACCAATCGTCACGCATATACCCCAAGTCTGGCCCCGCCGGGAAATCAAGGTGTGACACATAGATATCCCCTATATTACAAATTAGTTTGGGAAGCTCTAGTACGAATGACGATATGTGCAATGTGGAGGCATggagccaacaaaacaagttgttTAGTCCAAAGTTCTATTTGGTGACTCTAACACATAATCCAAGTGGGTTTCATGTCAAAACATTAGTTTACTTGAACTCATTCATAATCCAAGTTCTATttggtgattctaacacatatTCATGCTTGTTTTCATGCTAATTCATGGATTGATCACAAACCCACTTCTTGCAAAATCACCAAATCAAACTTTACGacttaccacatgtttgttaCGATGAGATAGTGAGAATTCTTCCTTCATGCAAGGTATCATCACCCAAATTGACCTTGATTTGGCTGAATTTTGTGATGGATTAAAATTGTGATGGTGCCTGAGTTATTCCCTATGAGTTTCGCATTGAATCTTGTTCAAACCCCAAACAGATGATTTTCAGGATTGATGCTAACGGACAATTAACCCCGCGAGAATCTCTAAAGCTACTGGATCACGAATTATGGAGCAGATACCGATTCCAGAGGTTCCAGATACTTTTGATACTCGTTCTAAGATCACACTCTAGTGATTTCGAGTATCATCAACGAAATTACGAGTTTCTGTTTTTATAAATTAGATAACTGCTACAatttctctcttctctctctctctctccacatCGACAAATACACACACCATAACCATTTTTTTAAATTCTCATTCTCTTAGTAACTTAACTATCGAACATGTCCAACTTTGGTCCCTTCGTTTATTTAATTGTTTTGTTTAGTCACAAACTACCTTCCCTACTATTCAACTTGCATTTTTAACTAACTTAGTTACCACATATCGTATCGTGTAAAATAAAACAAGCGGCGGAGATAAGCCCTCGTTTACTCAGCCCCACACTTTCTCGATGGAGATAAGCAGCGGTCGGAGCGGGAGGTTTAGTAGAGATAAGGCGGATGTGTGGTGGTTGTTGAAGAGAACTGTGAAGAGAGAGATAAGGCTAAAGAATTATAGCGATGATTTTTTAAATAAAGAGGGAGAGGAGATTGATATATTTGCAGACTTTGGGGGTttaggatggtggtggtggtggtgatgatagTAGCGGTGATGGTAGTGGGTGGTGGATGGTGCAGAGAAGGTATAGAGAGGGGATGGAGAGAGTGTGTTTTAATTATGTCGAGAgaagtagagagagagagatggttattaataataaataattaattacttatatataaaaatacTGAAATACCCCTACCCTTAGTTGAATGATTTAATGAGTTAAGAGTTGGGGAGCAAAATGAATAAAACATGGTAAACTATtggagtaaaatgactatttttaaaggattgtggcaaaatcattaaaacgaccaaaccacaaggagcaaAATGAAAGTTTActccaaaataaataaataagaaccAATAAAAACTAACACAAAATCCACCAACCAATAAAATGCCGCCACCTCACACCCCACAATCCCTCCACTGGTGAAAACTAACTCACTCCGCCCTTCACACCAGCCTCGGGCTGGTGTGCCCGGCGTGAAGAGGCTTCCACGCCTTCAAATCACGCCCACTCCGTGTGGCACTTTCTATAACTATTGTGACAAGTAATTTAACGGTCAAAGAATGACTGAACAAAAATGTTGTTACTCCTATTAATAAAACCTTTTTTTTACGGCAAACATAACCTTTTCTATAACTATTGTCGTCGTCATCTTGTTGAAGATATATCAATGTGATACAGTACACATAAATCATTTAATGTATCTTTggtatttaattaattattaattaggTGTCATAATTCGAACATGCAATCTCATACAAAAAAGGTTCAACTATAATGAGTCGATATATTGTGGTTTATAAAATACACGTTTCTTACATTGTTCTGTGTTCATTTCTATTTAAACAATAAGTTAAAGAAAATACGTAAAAATCAATTAATCAAATCCTAACAACTACAAAACACTTTAGATGATgaattttaacataaaaattacAATATGGAATATAATTGGAAATCATAAATAGGACTTTATAAGAAGTTCGTGTCTAGCTCCAAATTAGTTCGTTTGTAAACGAGTTAATCCCAAGCCGACGTCAGCTCGGCTTGTTGACTCGCTCACTGGCATGTTTAAATTAAAGCCCAAATTATATACACATAATTGTAACTTAAAGCATGCgacatttttaattaaaaaaagttaTAGTCCAAATTCTGATATTTAAATACAAATATGAGTAAAGAAACACCAAGTTTAAAAAactcaaaatgttataaaaatTAACAAGCCGACTCGACGAACTCCGAGTTGACAAGAGCTTTTAACGAGTTGGGTCCAAACGTGACATTCCAACTTGTTAAAATAAACTAATCAAGCCGGCTAGACTTTGTTTGTATATGTACTCAGCCAAAACCATCATGACTCAGTTCGGCTCGGCTCAAAAAGGTTAACATCATCAATGATGTGATTGAAGATGTAATATTTATAACTGATGATGTAACATCAACAATTATAAATATTAGAGTAAACCTgaattttcgtccctgtggtttgcttaTTTAACACGATTAGTCCACtagtttaaaaattgcatttATCATGGAATAGTTTGAATATTCCAACATTTCTGGTCCACCACTCTAATAGCCATCCAATAAAGTGGTGTACTAGAAGTGTTATTATCCAATAGAGTGATGTACTAAAAGTATTAGAATATGCAAACTATCGGATGAATGGATGATAAATGCAATgaacgaaggaatggaatggacgaggtaatggaatggacgagcgaatgcaatggatcattaccattccatgtcttgtttggttaccatgtgcgAATGTAATgagttattattgtgtattgttcggtaggaaacaaaaacggagtaataaaatcagcggtgagtggtggtggtggtagtgactgtgggtggttataggtggcggtggtgggtgttggcggcggcgatgggtggtggtggtggcggcgagtggcagTGCGGCGGCGACGACGAGCGGTGGTGGTGGCAAGGtggtcgttggtggtgggtggcagcagaggtggcggttggtggcggcggcggcggttggtggtggcggtggcggtggcgtcgacgatggtggtgggcggcggcggcTAGTGTCGTTAGCGGTTGGTTgcagctgtgggtgataacggtggcgagtgggtggcggcggcggcggttgtCGGGGTGAGgggggtggcggcgatggcgtcggtggtgggtggtggtggtggtgggtggtggtggtgggtggtggtggtggtggtggtgggttgtggtgttgttgatgaatggtgcaagaggggatggaatggaaaaaaaacatgagggatggaaggaatgattttgagggaatgaaatGTATTTTGGAATGGATGATTCCATTCAATGgaccaaccaaacaccatttttttcattccatcgtaatcatccatttcatttcacctctcattcctgcataccaaacactaccataGTGTTTGATCAGCAAACCACGTTCACGGAGACGAAAATTGAGATTTACTATAAATATTATCTTATCAATAAATCATGGTTGGCCATTAATTACCATCTCATAAGTCATGACTACAATAATATCAAATCCCATTTATTACTTTCAACAAACTCCCCTGCAACCCAATCCTCATTAATCTTATTTATACTCATCTCCA comes from the Helianthus annuus cultivar XRQ/B chromosome 4, HanXRQr2.0-SUNRISE, whole genome shotgun sequence genome and includes:
- the LOC110935335 gene encoding uncharacterized protein LOC110935335, with the protein product MSVGLLDGATILGFIEDDEAFSSSVQDRFAYLDTNHDGILSYSEMLKELQSLRMIETHFGVDVKPDPKELASVYDSSFVQFDRDSNGTVDFEEFKAETKLMLLAMADDLGFLPVQMILDEDSFLKKAVDREDMKLQSGV